Proteins from one Setaria italica strain Yugu1 chromosome V, Setaria_italica_v2.0, whole genome shotgun sequence genomic window:
- the LOC101781235 gene encoding transcription factor VOZ1 isoform X1 has translation MGKGPSSRAASRHQQFRARAKTRVDDLQEMFSGLQSARKDSRPADAAVLEAQLQQMLREWRSELSAPSPASSLQDNTREVSDPPSETLRLLQLATAEEEDDATSKLVEQQQQRQQQQPPPPPPPPPPPANQNQGHALGCQDMKPEPREESVDVAVAQPQLLGQGVLPNGAPAAAAVFHDQMYYVNQELTVEDFLYDDDYKINLSGSNPDVLNNLEGIGQLEYPQFNFPQELPPNVYLDMSNCGQSTGDVFLHMSDLLTTMTPAPSAFLRPKCALWDCPRPAIGSERWHDYCSMYHADLAVKEEGPPGTMPVIRPRGIDLKDGPLFAALSAKIQGKHVGIPICEGAATSKSPWNAPELFDLYIFEGESIREWLFFDKPRRAFDSGNRKQRSLPDYNGRGWHESRKQVMKDFGGLKRSYYMDPQPSNTYEWHLFEYEINDCDAFALYRLEFKSSDAKKSAKSKIACNPLNEIQQQMVRLSADSPVDIKRTARGRTKANPIDVNSNIYSVPSTTVHANIPNAYQPVSQVDQMTYLNGSVVYGPHLPYGYSTERSDFYWNSNDGT, from the exons atggggaagGGGCCGTCGTCGCGGGCGGCGTCGCGGCACCAGCAGTTCCGCGCGCGCGCCAAGACCCGCGTCGACGACCTCCAGGAGATGTTCTCGGGCCTCCAGTCCGCGCGCAAGGACTCCCGCccggccgacgccgccgtcctcgaGGCGCAGCTCCAGCAGATGCTCCGGGAGTGGCGCTCCGAGCTCAGCGCCCCCTCCCCGGCCTCATCTCTCCAG GACAACACCAGGGAGGTGTCGGATCCGCCATCGGAGACCCTGCGATTGCTGCAGCTGGCGACggctgaggaggaggacgacgccacGAGCAAGCTGGTcgagcagcaacagcagcggcagcagcagcagccgccgccccctcctcccccacctccgcccccAGCCAATCAAAACCAGGGGCACGCGCTGGGCTGCCAGGACATGAAGCCGGAGCCGCGCGAGGAATCAGTTGATGTCGCAGTGGCGCAGCCGCAGCTGCTGGGTCAGGGGGTTCTGCCTAATGGTGCTCCTGCCGCGGCTGCTGTATTCCATGATCAG ATGTACTATGTGAATCAGGAGCTTACGGTTGAGGATTTTCTTTATGATGATGATTACAAGATAAACCTTTCTGGGTCTAATCCAGACGTCCTCAATAACCTGGAAGGGATTGGCCAGCTGGAATATCCACAGTTCAATTTTCCACAAGAGTTACCCCCTAATGTGTATCTTGACATGAGTAACTGTGGACAGAGTACTGGGGATGTTTTCCTGCACATGTCAGATTTGCTCACAACAATGACTCCAGCACCGTCTGCATTCCTGAGGCCAAAGTGTGCTCTCTGGGACTGCCCCAGGCCTGCTATTGGATCAGAAAGATGGCATGATTATTGCAGCATGTATCATGCTGATTTAGCTGTGAAGGAAGAGGGCCCTCCAGGTACAATGCCTGTGATCCGTCCAAGGGGCATTGATCTGAAAGATGGCCCCCTGTTTGCTGCTCTTAGTGCAAAAATCCAAGGAAAACATGTTGGGATTCCTATCTGTGAAGGAGCTGCTACTTCAAAGTCCCCGTGGAATGCACCTG AACTTTTCGATCTTTACATTTTTGAAGGTGAATCTATCAGAGAATGGCTGTTTTTTGACAAACCCAGGAGGGCATTTGATAGTGGAAATCGGAAGCAACGGTCCTTGCCAGATTACAATGGCCGTGGTTGGCATGAATCAAGGAAGCAGGTGATGAAGGACTTTGGGGGTCTGAAGAGGTCCTATTACATGGATCCACAGCCGTCCAACACCTATGAATGGCATCTCTTTGAATATGAGATCAATGATTGTGATGCTTTTGCCTTATACCGGCTTGAGTTCAAGTCTTCAGATGCAAAGAAGAGTGCTAAATCAAAAATAGCTTGTAATCCACTGAATGAAATTCAGCAGCAAATGGTTAGACTCAGTGCAGACAGTCCTGTGGACATCAAACGGACAGCCCGGGGCAGGACAAAGGCTAACCCGATAGACGTCAATTCTAACATCTATTCAGTTCCAAGCACCACAGTTCATGCTAACATTCCAAATGCTTATCAGCCAGTGTCACAAGTGGACCAGATGACATATTTGAACGGCAGTGTCGTTTATGGACCTCATCTGCCGTATGGTTACTCGACTGAAAGAAGTGACTTCTATTGGAACTCAAATGACGGGACATGA
- the LOC101781235 gene encoding transcription factor VOZ1 isoform X2, with translation MGKGPSSRAASRHQQFRARAKTRVDDLQEMFSGLQSARKDSRPADAAVLEAQLQQMLREWRSELSAPSPASSLQDNTREVSDPPSETLRLLQLATAEEEDDATSKLVEQQQQRQQQQPPPPPPPPPPPANQNQGHALGCQDMKPEPREESVDVAVAQPQLLGQGVLPNGAPAAAAVFHDQELTVEDFLYDDDYKINLSGSNPDVLNNLEGIGQLEYPQFNFPQELPPNVYLDMSNCGQSTGDVFLHMSDLLTTMTPAPSAFLRPKCALWDCPRPAIGSERWHDYCSMYHADLAVKEEGPPGTMPVIRPRGIDLKDGPLFAALSAKIQGKHVGIPICEGAATSKSPWNAPELFDLYIFEGESIREWLFFDKPRRAFDSGNRKQRSLPDYNGRGWHESRKQVMKDFGGLKRSYYMDPQPSNTYEWHLFEYEINDCDAFALYRLEFKSSDAKKSAKSKIACNPLNEIQQQMVRLSADSPVDIKRTARGRTKANPIDVNSNIYSVPSTTVHANIPNAYQPVSQVDQMTYLNGSVVYGPHLPYGYSTERSDFYWNSNDGT, from the exons atggggaagGGGCCGTCGTCGCGGGCGGCGTCGCGGCACCAGCAGTTCCGCGCGCGCGCCAAGACCCGCGTCGACGACCTCCAGGAGATGTTCTCGGGCCTCCAGTCCGCGCGCAAGGACTCCCGCccggccgacgccgccgtcctcgaGGCGCAGCTCCAGCAGATGCTCCGGGAGTGGCGCTCCGAGCTCAGCGCCCCCTCCCCGGCCTCATCTCTCCAG GACAACACCAGGGAGGTGTCGGATCCGCCATCGGAGACCCTGCGATTGCTGCAGCTGGCGACggctgaggaggaggacgacgccacGAGCAAGCTGGTcgagcagcaacagcagcggcagcagcagcagccgccgccccctcctcccccacctccgcccccAGCCAATCAAAACCAGGGGCACGCGCTGGGCTGCCAGGACATGAAGCCGGAGCCGCGCGAGGAATCAGTTGATGTCGCAGTGGCGCAGCCGCAGCTGCTGGGTCAGGGGGTTCTGCCTAATGGTGCTCCTGCCGCGGCTGCTGTATTCCATGATCAG GAGCTTACGGTTGAGGATTTTCTTTATGATGATGATTACAAGATAAACCTTTCTGGGTCTAATCCAGACGTCCTCAATAACCTGGAAGGGATTGGCCAGCTGGAATATCCACAGTTCAATTTTCCACAAGAGTTACCCCCTAATGTGTATCTTGACATGAGTAACTGTGGACAGAGTACTGGGGATGTTTTCCTGCACATGTCAGATTTGCTCACAACAATGACTCCAGCACCGTCTGCATTCCTGAGGCCAAAGTGTGCTCTCTGGGACTGCCCCAGGCCTGCTATTGGATCAGAAAGATGGCATGATTATTGCAGCATGTATCATGCTGATTTAGCTGTGAAGGAAGAGGGCCCTCCAGGTACAATGCCTGTGATCCGTCCAAGGGGCATTGATCTGAAAGATGGCCCCCTGTTTGCTGCTCTTAGTGCAAAAATCCAAGGAAAACATGTTGGGATTCCTATCTGTGAAGGAGCTGCTACTTCAAAGTCCCCGTGGAATGCACCTG AACTTTTCGATCTTTACATTTTTGAAGGTGAATCTATCAGAGAATGGCTGTTTTTTGACAAACCCAGGAGGGCATTTGATAGTGGAAATCGGAAGCAACGGTCCTTGCCAGATTACAATGGCCGTGGTTGGCATGAATCAAGGAAGCAGGTGATGAAGGACTTTGGGGGTCTGAAGAGGTCCTATTACATGGATCCACAGCCGTCCAACACCTATGAATGGCATCTCTTTGAATATGAGATCAATGATTGTGATGCTTTTGCCTTATACCGGCTTGAGTTCAAGTCTTCAGATGCAAAGAAGAGTGCTAAATCAAAAATAGCTTGTAATCCACTGAATGAAATTCAGCAGCAAATGGTTAGACTCAGTGCAGACAGTCCTGTGGACATCAAACGGACAGCCCGGGGCAGGACAAAGGCTAACCCGATAGACGTCAATTCTAACATCTATTCAGTTCCAAGCACCACAGTTCATGCTAACATTCCAAATGCTTATCAGCCAGTGTCACAAGTGGACCAGATGACATATTTGAACGGCAGTGTCGTTTATGGACCTCATCTGCCGTATGGTTACTCGACTGAAAGAAGTGACTTCTATTGGAACTCAAATGACGGGACATGA
- the LOC101782030 gene encoding reticulon-4-interacting protein 1, mitochondrial-like (The RefSeq protein has 1 substitution compared to this genomic sequence) — protein MWWRAVRARRRIAGARPASTAAAAAEKSCRAVVVPRFGGPEVLEVRQGVPVPDLKPREVLVRTRAVSINPLDLRMRSGYGRSIFEPLLPLIIGRDIIGEVAATGTYASSFSIGQEVFGALHPTALRGTYADYAILSLDELTPKPSTLSHVEASAIPFAALTAWRALHGTARISEGQRVLVIGGGGAVGLAAVQLAVAAGCGVSATCGSQSIERVMGAGAEQAIDYTAEETEAAVKGKFDAVLDTIGVPETERIGINVLRRGGHYMTLQGEAAALADRYGLAVGLPVATAALLKKQMQYRSSHGVEYWWTYMRADAEGLHEIQRLSGAGKLQIPVEKTFPINQVREAHMAKEKKLVHGKVVLEFD, from the exons ATGTGGTGGAGGGCGGTGAGGGCCCGCCGGCGGATCGCCGGGGCGCGGCCGgcgtccaccgcggcggcggcggctgagaaGAGCTGCCGCGCCGTGGTGGTGCCGCGTTTCGGCGGGCCGGAGGTGCTGGAGGTCAGGCAGGGCGTGCCCGTGCCCGATCTGAAGCCGCGGGAGGTGCTCGTGCGCACGCGCGCCGTCTCCATCAACCCCTTGGACCTGCGA ATGCGATCTGGCTATGGACGCTCCATATTCGAGCCACTCCTGCCTCTTATCATCGGACGTGACATCAGCGGTGAAGTTGCAGCCACAGGGACTTATGCATCATCATTTTCTATTGGGCAAGAAGTGTTCGGTGCGTTGCATCCAACAGCTCTCAGAGGGACATATGCTGATTATGCAATTCTTTCACTGGATGAGCTGACTCCCAAACCATCGACTCTCAGTCATGTG GAGGCTAGTGCAATCCCATTTGCTGCATTGACTGCATGGCGTGCTTTACATGGTACGGCTCGAATTTCTGAAGG ACAAAGAGTACTTGTgattggtggaggaggagcggttGGGCTAGCTGCTGTACAGCTTGCAGTTGCTGCAGGGTGTGGGGTTTCTGCTACCTGTGGATCCCAAAGTATTGAGCGAGTTATGGGAGCTGGTGCTGAACAAGCTATTGATTACACCGCTGAG GAGACAGAAGCAGCAGTTAAAGGAAAGTTTGATGCTGTTTTAGACACAATAGGAGTACCTGAGACTGAAAGAATTGGCATAAATGTTCTTAGGAGAGGTGGACACTATATGACTCTTCAG GGAGAAGCGGCGGCACTAGCAGATAGATATGGATTGGCTGTAGGGCTTCCTGTTGCTACTGCTGCTTTACTAAAGAAACAAATGCAGTACCGTTCTTCTCATGGAGTAG AGTATTGGTGGACATACATGAGAGCTGATGCTGAAGGGCTTCATGAGATCCAAAGGCTATCTGGAGCTGGGAAATTGCAGATACCTGTGGAGAAGACTTTTCCCATCAACCAAGTAAGAGAAGCTCATATGGCCAAGGAGAAAAAGTTGGTTCATGGCAAGGTGGTTCTTGAATTCGACTAA